The following DNA comes from Cucumis sativus cultivar 9930 chromosome 7, Cucumber_9930_V3, whole genome shotgun sequence.
AAGAGCACATAAAtacatgagtttttttttcaaaaaaaaggACATAAATACATGAGTGAATCGAAGACTGGTGAGgtggaaaaataaaacacagCTGTACTCTTCACTAACTACAAAGACATCAAGGGCATGCCTCTCTTCACAGTAGATTGTGAATTCagattaaaaattcaaaagtgaaggaataaacaaaaaggaaagtaTAATCAACTTATACTGTAATTATTAGATACTGTTTGGATAGCACaccaaaaatatgaaaaatattccAAAGTCTCGATTAAATAATACCTTATTTTCGGACTGTACTTTGTTTCCTTGGATATCCGATAAAGTAAGTCCATcacctttatttatttaaaagtagaaaagggggaagaaaaaaaaaccagcaTCCTTGTCAGTTATAGAAACTGggcaacaaaaattatttttaaattagcaTCGGTATCCAGATAAATTTTACCTCCTGATCCTTGAGACGGAACCCttatagaagaagagaaaacttcatttttgtcCCTGCTCTTAGATAGGAGATCAATTAGTTTCCCACCGTAAATTTCATTTAACTCTGAAAACAGTTCAGGAGGTAAGCTCCTTATAACTCCAATATCCAGATTGCAAAGAGGTGGAGGTGAAACCGGGTTCAAAGCTTCACTGTGGTGCCGGTTGTTCTCCATCTGAATCAGATGGCTTATAGGATCAGCAGATAACTGATCTAAAGTTCCAGAGTTACTCTGTTTCTCATTATCTGTAAAGAGTAAGAATATGATGCTTCAACTTTAAACCAAGAAAAAACACATGAGAACTAAGGTACTCAGACTATATTCATACACATGAGCGTACGTCCATACATGGAACCCTGTGGAGACACTACCAGAGCAAGTAAAGATGACAAATTAGAAAAGCAAGGAACAATAATTGTTTGTGATAAAATTTACGTAACTAAGAACTTGGTAAGAAATGAACATGAAAGTATAGAGAAACCTATGCCTCACAACTTGACAACAAGATTTCTGTCATCATCGATTAGGTTTGAACTGTTCACAAGGTACGCATATACAAATCTTATGACTAGAAGAGCTACTTAACCACATTCTCTCTCATCAAATCAGATAGTTTAGCTATCACTATTGTATCAATATAACACaggaggaaaaagaaaagaaaaatacatctGTTGAGTTGAGCTAGCATGATGtacttttctttcctttttttccttattgtTACAGCTTACAATCCTAATAGTcgcaataaattaaaattattgattcaatggaaaagaaaattattgattcaATGGAAAAGAACGGCAGCACATCAatcataaaaggaaaaggagaagaaataaagacCACTGGCGAATGAAATCCCATACCTATATTAGCCACTTCCTTTACCGAAGGACCAATGACATTTTCTACATTTGTAGTTGCAGATGAACTGAGCCATGAATCCAAAGAATTTCTTTTCGTCCCTTTAGAAGAAAACACACACATGAAACCGACTTCACCAAAAAAAACATGCCAAAGGGTGACAGACCAAAAATAATCCacctattatttaattaatagttgaTTAGttctcttttaaatataaaatcatatttccTTTTAGAGACGAGCTGATCGAATATTAGATTCTAGAAGGATATATAATAAGATATCAGTAGCCCCTCACTATTTCTACCTAGAAATTACAGCTTCGTGAAGGAGTGTTTGAATGAAGATGTTAAAATGGATCGCACGTTTCAAAGCCACTTCATGATAATCTAATAAATGGAACTGAAGAAAACTTCCCTATATTACTTGGAGTATTTTTCAGTATACTATATTCCTGTTCAACAAGTTATCAATATTcaatagaatttgaatttctaattgaattttctGGCTTCTAGAATATCATTCATTCAAACAAAGTAACCAAACATTATCCTCCACTGTACATTTACACATCCCTAATAGATCTTAATAATGTTGACTATTTACAAGGGACGCGGCATGTTCTTGATCTCAACTTGAAGGAttattcttccttttcctcACAAAACCAATGTCGACCATTGAAGGACAGCTCTCCTAAAGCactctttttcaatattccTTGCTAAAATAGTATCTGATTAGCTCACTGCAAACGTTTTCATACAGAAAAACTTACCTTGCCTAGAGATATCCACATTTTGAAGTTTCGAAACTTGTAAGCCAATACCTCGAATTTCTTTGACATCTACATGCACCAAGAAGGACATCGTAGAagattttagagaaaagaacATGTATTTAACTCAATTTGAAAGATACGTCTTTTAGTCTAGAAGtaggaaaaagtaaaatgtattaaaaatatatagggAAAGAAACCATAGtactatttctttctaaaaaattgctGATTGGCAAGAGCTTAAGCTAACAGGTgatggtaaatttaatatcatatcatttaACACCCCTCCCTTTGTAGGTTGGAAATAGGTAGAATacccaacaagtgaaaatcaattttaattggagtGAAAATAACATTGTACAGTTTGAAAACAAGACTTCTTAGGTCACCAGCTCTGATAGCATCTTAAATCGTCGATTGACCCAAAAACTTAAGTCGATGGgtaaagacaaatttaatatcgTATCACATGAGGTTCAGAATGGACAATAGGAATGTTAACATTAActgaaaaatcataattaagcCAAGTTTAGGATTACCTATGacaaaaaacccaaaaagttGCTTTACTATTCTTTGAAGAATTTCCAGATCATCAGTGGCAACAGGAACCTAGAACACCAAAAccttaaaaatttcaacactAAAGATtgcacaaataataaataagcatTCTACAAATTCATGAACATAGTAGAACTTAGTccattaataacaaaaaatggGAGGCATTTGTCAGAACCTATACCGTTAATGAATGGCTCAAGTTTTCACAATCTCCACAGCCCATATACTTTGTGGGTTCATCAGCATTTTTTCTCCGTTTTTTTATCTAAATCAATACatcacacaaaaaaaaatgctaataaCACTTGCACATAAATCACATTCATATCTAGAAGGAACAATAACTCAACAATGTTTGTTACTGTATAAAAGAAGGAGAGTGTACCTTGAGGGTAAAGGTGCGTCCCTGCACTCCACATCCATTCAACCGTAATGAAACCTCCTTACAGAGGTTCAAGAGAAAGCATTGACACTGTAATAGCTAAAATATTAGTTCTTAATTCACTCATATAGTCATGtattttttcatcttaaaTGGGTAAACACGCAACCATTTATGTTACCCACATCTTTGAAGTCCTTGAACCTAACACCCCAATTCACTTCAGCTCCTATGGATTTGCTTTCCTGAACCATCACAGggtaaaaatagaagaatctGAGAAAATGTAAGAAAATCTAGACAACAAAACTAGGTTACTTTTGCAAAGCAAATattatttggaaaatattCAGGTAGTGGCATCGATCTACTCCATCCACCGTACCTTTTGTTGATGACTGAGATACTGGGGTGCGCCCCCTGCATTATATTGCTAGCTGGCCTAAACTAAATTCCAAAGACTAAAGAGGATTTGCCAGTTCCCAAGATGACTCTCATAACAAGAGTTTCAAATTGTTGTATTAGTATTTAACCAGAATCTTGAACCCAAAGCCCAGAAGAGAATCCCCCAAACTCCCTGATGCAGTAGTCCATCCACATACCGGACAAAATTATGCATCTTCTAtcatgatttaattaaaaagactTCTTTGATGTTTTCAATAGTTCCAGAGGAAGTACCATTTATAGGCACAAATAGAACTATTGAAATAACAATAGTAATACTACACCAAAAGACTAATAAAATCCTATCTATACACGACATATAATTTTGCTTTGTCTACCCTTTATTTTCTACAAGTGAAACACTACGGTAGTTATCAAGCCTTGCTCATAGAGAAGAGTGAACAAATTTGAGTGGCATTAGTATATCCAGTACTTGTTCTGTATAATCTAATGCAGTAATATATTTAGTATTGTATATTAACAAAAgagattaaaaacaaaaacgagagaaaaatggaatacaaTTCTGCAAAAGACCACATGAAAGTTAATGAAAAAGTATATTGCTTATTATCTCTTTGCCAAACCTGGATCAACCCAACTGCACGATTGTCCACCCCTCGACTATAGTTCCATAACATTTCCCCCGTTTTTAATCCAAAGTCTTTTTGAAGAGAGTCCTGGACATGTCAAGAGTAAATCAAGCAATCATTTCAGATAACTTAGTTTGAGAACAACAAACTCAGAAAAATAACTTAGTGATAGCCATAGGCTCATAGCACAGCCACAACCAAACTCTCTACTATGTATATATGGACCTCTAAAGGCAACCCTAACAGCTAATCAGTACACcaacaatagaaaaaaattccaaaagaaaattaatataacttGTAGCATTAGCTGAGGTCAGGCCACAAAATAAACAAGACAAGGAAAGACAACAATGATCTTGTTAGGATACCACCTAACAAGAGGActcaagaacaagaacaaacaAAGAACACTAAAAGGAACACTAAAGATAGATTTAATGGGCAATTCGATGTTAATATTCTTGCTTGATGTTAATGTATTTGTTCTTTGCTAAACTATTTAAGTTTTTCATTTGCTAAACACTAAAAACAGAACACGCACCGTATATGATTTTTATTGATGTAGCTGTTTTCGTGGAAatatcacttttcttttcatccttTTCCTTGTCTCTTGAGTCTTGACAAATTATTTGTATGACACGTGTTTAAGGGTTTTGTAATAAATGGCACACCATCTTAAAAATTGCaactcaaataattatatatatatatatatatatatatgtctcaATTTCTAGGCATCAAGTAAACCTATAGTGACCAAACAAACGAGTACACCTTAGAGAGAACTATTGAGCCACCTTGGATAACATACGCAGCTGACTACAAGTCAAAACACTTCTTTTCTTCAGCTTCTCCTCTAAGGCATGCCCTATTCCAGGAAGGTCCTTGATAGGAAGCGGATTTAAATAATCATcaacctaaaaaaataaaatgaaatgagtGAAAAGAACATCTTATACACATTCTTCTAGACAGTAAAGGAAGTGTTTGCTTGACTATACAAAGAAACAGATTTGTTTTGTTCTGTTCGCTCTAtgatcttttatttcttttctctgcTTGTTGTGGGAGCTtcttttttgtagtttgtCCTTTATTGAGTTTCtacattgtttctttttataccATGCTCAGTTCTTTTTCACCCCTTTCAGAGTTTTATAATTGAGTTCCAgtctctttcaatttttttcattgaaatttttgtctcatgttaaaaagaacatatctaaaataattcttccaagtaaaaattgaaagcaCAATCCCTTTCATCTTCAAAAGTGCACATAAATGATTGTAAGACAAAATACACGAAACATTCAAGACATCAAAGGAATAACCTAATGAGAATTGAAGCACAATGTTGTAATGCTAGGTGATTTAACAAAACAAAGGTTTAGGGCAAGAATTTCAGGAACCAACCTTCTCTAAAGGAATGTAACACTGACCATCCGGTTTTGCAGTTTTAGTGGCAAGGCGAGCCATTAGCATATTTGTAGCTATTCCAGCACTTGCAGTACATCCTGTTGTATCAaagatttcttttcttatttttgaaGCCAATACCTCGGGATCTACATTGTTTGTGCCCGAGATATCCAAAAATGCTTCATCGCAACTTACAGCCTGCGCTTTACACAAGTAGCAACATTAATGAAGCAAATCACGTTTAATTACCTACAAGAAATGCTATCTGAAACAGACCTGCACTTTCTCACAATGCTTGTGCAATATATCATAGAACTGATCGGCTACCTGCATATTTCCCAACATGTCAAATGCCAATAAAACACCCTTGTATATGGCAGATACAAGTAGTAGaagatgatttaaaatttccaTAAGCAAACTGATTGACAAATGGCAACCTGGTGATAGCACACCACTTACCCCCTCGTAGGACTTGAAGTCATATGGAAAAATAACAAGATGGGGACAAAGAGCTTTTGCATCTCTAACAAACATTCCTGCTTTGACTCCTAGATAGGTatgagaaaagagagaagaatcAATTGATACTCTAGAAAAGCCTTGGATTTGAACCacagtttataaatataaagaactAGAAGACCAACCATAACTTCGAGCAGGGTAGTTTGCAGATGAAATTTCTGCAGTTCCTTTAGGATTATCTGAGTGGCATACAGCAACAGGCCTATCCTTAAATTTTGGAATGTTTCGAATAACCACTGAGACAAAAAAGCAGTCCTGAGGCAGCAGGATATTGGTATTACTTCACTTCAAAATGAATTAATGCatatataatgataaataaaaaatgagtcACAAGTTCAATCAAGGAATTCTTGTAAAGTAGCCGTCTAAAAAGAATAGTGACACTGACAACAAAAGCCAACGTGCAGATATTTGAAGGACCAATATTACTCAATGATTACCATGTCAACATGGATAATAGTGGCAGACTGATCGTGGGAAGAACCATTGATAGGAGAAGTCACAGAATTGGATCCATTAGCTAACCGTGGAAAACGCTTATAGTAACGATTTCTCCAAGTTCCAATGAAATGAAGCCTTGACTTCTGCAGATTGAAGAATCAAATTTGGTCTATGAAATGGcaaaaagtgaaaagttaCCAGGACtgtatgaaataataaaaacactaGAAACAAGGTGCTAGAGTTTTTCTACTCCATCTGATTTTTCACTACTACTATAAATGTTAAGATTTAGAAGCTGTGGGTTAAAGTAAAGTAACTAAGACAAATGTCATGAATCAAAACACTCAGTTTGTAGGAAACAACTCTTGTATAACCTAAAGTACCTTGAAATAATTTTCCACAAAATCTGGATTCTCTAGTGTTGAATGCTGCAGCTTAGAAGACCCAGCCGCCATAGAACTTGATGATCCATCACTATTGGTGCTACCATTGTGTGTTGATGCAGACAAACCATGAAAACTAGATATATTTTCTTCACTGCTCTGACCCACATCATCAATTCCTGGTTCTTCACCtgcataattatatttttcactGCTTGGTCCTTTCTGTACTTCTACATCAGCATCCTTCTGAGGGAGCATCTCAAAACTTCCACAAAATTGTGGTTTATATTCAATAGATACATCTACATCAGATATACTTGTATCCTTCAGTTTGGCAGCCTCTAAATCATCACTTGACGTCTCATTCAGTTTAGCATCTGCATTATATTGAAGATTCATTTCAGAGTCAGAATGCAACTCTGCTCTATATCCTACCGATTCATTCACTTCCGACAAAGTGGTATCCTTCAAATTCATGGCCACCGGGGACAGTGAATCTTCtgtttcatatttcttttcagAAGTCAAGCAAATTTTGGGTTTCTCCACCGTTGGACCTtttttcatagaaaagaaTTCTGATAATCTTGGTTGATTATTTACAAGCTGATCAAGTTGGTAAGGAACCCCTAGAAACAGAGAAATGAGATCCACATCAACTACCAGGGTAAAAAATCAGTCTGCATTCTCTTTGAGATCTCTTTGATCATTAGGACAAAGTTATACAGCAAAATTTGGTCCATGTCAGCTATTAGGtgcaaaatttaatttgaatctctctttgtgacattttttgcCGGGGTGAGGGACAAAGGTCAAAGGAAATAGCTAGATATTGTTTGAGCGCTGACAAAAACCTAGTATTAAATAGTTCCTAAATGCATTCCTCAAGCAATTATCCACCAATTAAATTTACGTATCTACACGTAAAAGCAATGCATTAACTTACAGCTTAATAGCTTATTAGAAGCAACAGAATCCAAGATCCATGTGGGTTTTACAACTGGGAGTCCACGGCTGAATGACCTGAAAAATAACCAACAAAAGAAACTATCTTACTTTCACCAAAAACTAAGACTAGTGCGAGTTTTTTCGATGAAGATAAATTCTGAATCAAACCTGAGATTCTTTATTTTACTGTCCGGTAAATTACTGCAAATAATATGAGAAACACTACGTCTTGAAAAATAATTCTCAAATCTTCCACCGTACTTCAACATATAACCCCGCAATTCCTGAATTTAACTTGTAATCAGTAACAATTTTCCACAACACATTCTACAATATTGCCattcaattgaaaataataatagatgtGGACAATCCTAAAACGGTGATAATTTGTAATCACGAGGATTCCTTCTCGAAGAATAGAGAAATTGCTAAAATTGCTGAAAAACTGGAAGAACAAgtgtaaaatagtaaattccAATTCATACTTTTCAGTAGCTTTACTTTATATTCACAGCTCAACTGAAAATTCTTAGTTAGCCTACCTGACTGGAAGGAATCGTGAAACCGTCAACAAAGATAGACACACCCTGAAATATTTGATTTCCTGAGTTCACACCACTATGTGAAGCACTTGAAGCATCAAGATTAAACTGATTGTGCAGTTTCCTGTTCTTTTCTACCATATAACTGCGTTCAGATCAAAGTAGGTGAGGGAGAAATTTCAATAAGGACACcacataattcaattataaacTGAGAAGCTAATCCTTTGATAACGCCCCTTCAAGACTCAGAAAATCACTTAAATTCATGTAGAATTAAGAAGCTGAAGTTACTGGAAAAAACGGTAATTCAACTAACCAGACTTTCTTCCCAAGTGCAAAGGTGAAATTCAAATTACCGCCATTTAacatatgaaaaagaagagaagaaaaaaaaaaaccttccaaaATCTGAAAAGGGAGATTTGCGAGAGGATGAAATGGAATTGGCTCCCCATGCGACACCTAGGGTTTTCTGGTTGCTCCGTTTCCTCTTGTTGCCACCACCACCGGAAGGGTTCGACGGAGATGAATTGTCACGAATTCGCTTGGATTTCTGGGCGGAGGAATTAGCCGAACGAGACGAATCAGAATTCATGTTTCCTGAGGGGCGCGAAGAGTGTCGAGGAAGGAAGTGTGAGTTATGCTACGTAGCATTTAAAATGAGGCGGCAAATTGAATGTGGATATGTACCCTTTTATGGTATGGTGAGTGTAATCTTTAATACACATTTCCTAAAGTTTTTAGTACTCAAGAAAGTAAGGTTATTGCAAGGCTTAATACCCTTTGATGGGGGTTCTCACTTTTCTAGTAAACCATTTGGAACTGTGTTGtgataaatactaaaaacTGATACTCTTCTCCACATAATTGGAGCTTGTTATATGATTTTATACGTTAATTATGGTATGGTATCGAGGAGTTTGAAACCAAGATCGAGActaaaacataatatattaaaaataagataattatgTGCTTTTAATAGGATCGAACTtgttatagtttgttttttttctttcattctgaTCACTAATGTGGCAAAAGTTTTACAATAGAATTTTGAgtcttttttaatatcttagttctttttcttctatattttaaaatattcctaagttctttttttttttttttcaattttatagttttgtcTTAGTTATATAGTTTCACATTTAAATGTATAGTTTAActtcaaaattgaattgacGTGATGTCATCCGaaacttttgttttagaaaactaaataatatttgtttttaacttCGTTTGAaccttttttaattgaaatttaatttgatagaaCTAAAACAACATGGTGGAAAACGAATCAAAATTCTATCTTAATTAACACGAAAATATAAACCgtagataaattaaaattagggtttagagAATACTTATATTTGAAGCTTcggtttttgtttgaattaccaCTAAAGTTGACCTACTATTCTCCGGACTCAGAACCAGGATGTGAGATCCGTTGGATGAAAGAAtcgagagagagaaaattatgGAAATAAAGTGAAGTTGAGCTTTTgaaactttcttctttttttttttttttttttgataaaattaagaagaaatagGAATTTGGTTTGTTGAAATAGtccaactaaaaaaatcaacccaTAGTTCAATAGCTctatttataagaaattttcATGCAAAATTGCATGTCCACGCAACACTAAAGTCCAACAACTCAAAGTCCACTTTCTCTAGTAGATATTTTGTCTTCATCAAATGACAACACCCCGTCCACTGGAGTTGATTTGAAGTTGAACATACATATAAATAGTGGataataggaagaaaaaaaaaacattaaacgTGAAAGTAAtacatataagaaaattttcaagaaccAAAAAACGAATACacaattgcaaatataacaatcagATGCAAACTATTAACAACATAGCACAATGCAAAAGAAtttccaaatataacaaagtttagATCCAATTTTGCCCTTGTGAAGTCGATATGCGCCATACTCTATCAAGGATCGAAATCACTAACTTCAAAAGTGCGATACATCACCATTACTCCAAAATGGTAAACGGAACCAAATAGTTATCAATGAGAACTAGAGTGACACTCATTTGAAAGTGGTGGAGCAAAGTGGGTAAAGTAAGCATCAACCAACATTTGCCCTAAAATAACCTGAGAATGTGTTGTGAGATGGAGGTTGTCTTCTTGTAGTTCCAATCCCATTGCATCAACACACACCAAATTCTCCATTTTCATCCCCAATTGAGCCTCCCTCACCTTGTCAGTGTACTTCAATCCTGATGCCAATGCAACCTGTTCCCATTTTCACACAGAATCTCATAATTCTATATCCATgatatcattttcttaattaacaTATACTTCTACAGCTTAGGATTTAGGTTTAGGGTCTAACCAATTTCAGAATTAAGTCATTTTTATATGGTAAAGTTGGAAAAACTGAGCAACTTGATTAAACATATGTAGCATTTTTTTAGAGTGTACttacaaatacattttatGAATTCATGCATACAATGTGATATTGATCATACttagattataattttatttgttgtgacatttatattttataattggaAAAACTACGATCAACCCAAAATATAGAATAAAGTATaaagttgaaaactaaatatcaattaaaaattgtaagCATATAAAAGAATCGTGCTTTAAATACACGTTATCCTAAAAGTGATTCTAAttaagaaatgagaaattttgaaCTTGTAGGAAGATAACCTATATGAGGGTGACCATTATCTCCtgtaaataaacattaaaaaagttctgaaaatttacaagaaaataaatacgaaagacaaaaaaaaatactatacTTTAAAAGATTggaatagtaaaaaataaccCTTTTAATAGACAccaataaaatgataaatgataTACTTTTATAGTAACGTTCATagataatgataaaaatttattggtgtataaatattttaatttattagtttataaatattttgatttatttggttaattttaaaaatacattacTATAtacttcaattattattagtaataataagaCTAACCTGAATGATTGGGAGAGAAGGCAAAGCCAAGTCCCGGCGCACATTAGCAACAAGGGCTTCCATATTCCCCTGATACGCATCAGCGTCATGTTCAGTAGAGGTGTCACTTTCGCCTTGAAACCACAAGATCGCCTTAATTTCCCCACCCCCCTTCACGCTGTCTCTCGCCCTCTTCACCATCTCCTCGTACAGCTTCTCCCCGCGCGCCCACTCTCTGATCGCCGTTCCTCCGACGGCGCACGGCACTAGCGCCACTGTCCCCACCCGCTCTCTCACTCCGTTCGCGAACACCATCCCCGGCCCCACCCCACATGTCTTCTTTGTGTCGATGTCGGCGTGTAGTGGCTCACACGCCGCCTCCCAATGCTTCTTCGCGCTCAGCCGGAATATCGATGGGTGCGGGTGTGCTTCGGGTGGAACCACGCCGTCCCATCGGCGGAGCTTCTTTAAGACGCCGCCGCGTCCCGCCATGTTGCTTTGTCCGGAGAGGATGAAGATCTGCTTGTTTGGAGGTGGATCTGTGTGGATGGGATCTGTATCGGTCGTCGTTGCCATGATTTTGATGATAGAATGTGGTGGTGGTGATGGGCTGGGTGTTAAATGATGGATGAGTTTGTCGAAAGGACTCGTGTGTTTTGGCTTTTTCTGCGCGTGGATGATAAAAATAAGCTGACCGTTTGTTTACTCCCTTTTGTTATCTAGCTTAACACGCACACATATTAAACCGATGGTATTCGCaaataattgatattgatttttaaGCTACATATTAACTCGATGTTCGAACTTCAAGAGTTACTTAATATATAATGattctaaaaattaagattcatttacattttcagatttaatcacatttttaatatgaatttaaaatacaaatttatttaatggtGTGACATTTTACatgacatttttaattagtatgaATAGAGTTAAAGTTTTCGACaacttgaatttgaataaaattttaacatagtGTTCTCtccaaatttatgtttttctgtGTATTATTGTGTTTGAATGCATGTTTAGGAATTTCATTATAGTTTTGATCAATcaagttttcatttcttttcgtTGATCAGTCTTTTCCAAACCAAAATCCGATTGagatttttagttatttgtttaattgactttattattattaccgTTCTTGTGGGGTCACCTAAAATAAGAGGAGTTCTCAAGACTACTTATTAGTagtattagttttttttaatatttaaaaatttccaaaagagtatgtatttaatataattaatatagtttAACACGagacaaaataataaacaatatatttgtttgtttttgttgttggtgttaatattagaaaatataccATGCtagatttaaattaagttaGCATGTGAGAAATAAGCTATCaagattaaatatttcaaaacgtAGTTTTTGTGTTGTAgctttaaaagtaataatattgATGTGTCTAAGATAACTTCTATCATTTATGTCTTTTGATCGTCGTTGAGGTGAgcacctcctcctcctctcgATTGAGTTGAAATAACAAAGATCATGTAACCtcatactttaaaaaatgttaaatctaGTAATTGACGAAATCTTAAATTTCGCTAtaatttacaaactttttgatttattttgttagagtttaaaatgtt
Coding sequences within:
- the LOC101214381 gene encoding DNA repair protein REV1 isoform X2, which translates into the protein MNSDSSRSANSSAQKSKRIRDNSSPSNPSGGGGNKRKRSNQKTLGVAWGANSISSSRKSPFSDFGSYMVEKNRKLHNQFNLDASSASHSGVNSGNQIFQGVSIFVDGFTIPSSQELRGYMLKYGGRFENYFSRRSVSHIICSNLPDSKIKNLRSFSRGLPVVKPTWILDSVASNKLLSWVPYQLDQLVNNQPRLSEFFSMKKGPTVEKPKICLTSEKKYETEDSLSPVAMNLKDTTLSEVNESVGYRAELHSDSEMNLQYNADAKLNETSSDDLEAAKLKDTSISDVDVSIEYKPQFCGSFEMLPQKDADVEVQKGPSSEKYNYAGEEPGIDDVGQSSEENISSFHGLSASTHNGSTNSDGSSSSMAAGSSKLQHSTLENPDFVENYFKKSRLHFIGTWRNRYYKRFPRLANGSNSVTSPINGSSHDQSATIIHVDMDCFFVSVVIRNIPKFKDRPVAVCHSDNPKGTAEISSANYPARSYGVKAGMFVRDAKALCPHLVIFPYDFKSYEGVADQFYDILHKHCEKVQAVSCDEAFLDISGTNNVDPEVLASKIRKEIFDTTGCTASAGIATNMLMARLATKTAKPDGQCYIPLEKVDDYLNPLPIKDLPGIGHALEEKLKKRSVLTCSQLRMLSKDSLQKDFGLKTGEMLWNYSRGVDNRAVGLIQESKSIGAEVNWGVRFKDFKDCQCFLLNLCKEVSLRLNGCGVQGRTFTLKIKKRRKNADEPTKYMGCGDCENLSHSLTVPVATDDLEILQRIVKQLFGFFVIDVKEIRGIGLQVSKLQNVDISRQGTKRNSLDSWLSSSATTNVENVIGPSVKEVANIDNEKQSNSGTLDQLSADPISHLIQMENNRHHSEALNPVSPPPLCNLDIGVIRSLPPELFSELNEIYGGKLIDLLSKSRDKNEVFSSSIRVPSQGSGGDGLTLSDIQGNKVQSENKISREGLYTMMAPISTSGSHRIDLLPSSLSQVDPSVLQELPEPLRDDILKQLPAHRGNELSLEHAIKDQRESGSGVENTSGSVDPLMENDLWSGNPPLWVDKFKASNCLILELFAEIYTESGLPGNLYEILLRTSSQSWHPSAADSDGWDGAIYGLCELLKQYFKLKIELDIEETYVCFRLLKRLAMKSQLFLEVFNIIDPYLQGAVNEIYGGSLKV
- the LOC101214381 gene encoding DNA repair protein REV1 isoform X3 — protein: MNSDSSRSANSSAQKSKRIRDNSSPSNPSGGGGNKRKRSNQKTLGVAWGANSISSSRKSPFSDFGSYMVEKNRKLHNQFNLDASSASHSGVNSGNQIFQGVSIFVDGFTIPSSQELRGYMLKYGGRFENYFSRRSVSHIICSNLPDSKIKNLRSFSRGLPVVKPTWILDSVASNKLLSWVPYQLDQLVNNQPRLSEFFSMKKGPTVEKPKICLTSEKKYETEDSLSPVAMNLKDTTLSEVNESVGYRAELHSDSEMNLQYNADAKLNETSSDDLEAAKLKDTSISDVDVSIEYKPQFCGSFEMLPQKDADVEVQKGPSSEKYNYAGEEPGIDDVGQSSEENISSFHGLSASTHNGSTNSDGSSSSMAAGSSKLQHSTLENPDFVENYFKKSRLHFIGTWRNRYYKRFPRLANGSNSVTSPINGSSHDQSATIIHVDMDCFFVSVVIRNIPKFKDRPVAVCHSDNPKGTAEISSANYPARSYGVKAGMFVRDAKALCPHLVIFPYDFKSYEGVADQFYDILHKHCEKVQAVSCDEAFLDISGTNNVDPEVLASKIRKEIFDTTGCTASAGIATNMLMARLATKTAKPDGQCYIPLEKDSLQKDFGLKTGEMLWNYSRGVDNRAVGLIQESKSIGAEVNWGVRFKDFKDCQCFLLNLCKEVSLRLNGCGVQGRTFTLKIKKRRKNADEPTKYMGCGDCENLSHSLTVPVATDDLEILQRIVKQLFGFFVIDVKEIRGIGLQVSKLQNVDISRQGTKRNSLDSWLSSSATTNVENVIGPSVKEVANIDNEKQSNSGTLDQLSADPISHLIQMENNRHHSEALNPVSPPPLCNLDIGVIRSLPPELFSELNEIYGGKLIDLLSKSRDKNEVFSSSIRVPSQGSGGDGLTLSDIQGNKVQSENKHIVDRSPPAQISREGLYTMMAPISTSGSHRIDLLPSSLSQVDPSVLQELPEPLRDDILKQLPAHRGNELSLEHAIKDQRESGSGVENTSGSVDPLMENDLWSGNPPLWVDKFKASNCLILELFAEIYTESGLPGNLYEILLRTSSQSWHPSAADSDGWDGAIYGLCELLKQYFKLKIELDIEETYVCFRLLKRLAMKSQLFLEVFNIIDPYLQGAVNEIYGGSLKV